A single Nostoc sp. PCC 7107 DNA region contains:
- the murA gene encoding UDP-N-acetylglucosamine 1-carboxyvinyltransferase — protein MNPSTSLPDAKLAPQADSSVLQIWGGHPLQGHVKISGAKNSALVIMAGALLCSGDCHIRNVPMLADVEKMGQVLSALGVNVSHQDDILDINASSITTSKAPYELVTQLRASFFAIGSILARLGVAQMPLPGGCAIGARPVDLHVRGLQAMGAEVQIEHGICNAYVPGGGRLKGAKIYLDTPSVGATETLMMAATLADGETIIENAAREPEVADLANFCNAMGAKIHGAGTSIITIVGVPQLHSVDYSIIPDRIETGTFLVAGAITRSEILLSPVIPDHLIPVIAKLREIGVPIIEEGPDCLRLLPAETLKATYIETLPHPGFPTDMQAPFMALLTLAEGDSIINESVFENRLRHASELNRLGAEIRVKGNAAFVRGVPMLSGAPVLGTDLRASAALVLAGLAAEGLTTFQGLHHLDRGYDRLDLKLLQLGAKIKRVQEIPTPELTSNGSNPPVTTST, from the coding sequence ATCAATCCTTCTACCAGCTTACCAGATGCCAAGCTTGCACCTCAAGCAGACTCCTCAGTCTTGCAAATTTGGGGTGGGCATCCTTTGCAAGGTCATGTAAAGATTAGTGGTGCAAAAAATTCAGCACTGGTAATCATGGCTGGAGCATTGCTTTGTTCTGGAGATTGTCACATCCGCAATGTTCCTATGTTGGCGGATGTGGAAAAAATGGGACAAGTTTTATCAGCTTTGGGTGTAAACGTCTCACACCAAGATGACATTTTAGATATTAATGCCAGCAGCATTACTACATCTAAAGCTCCCTACGAACTCGTTACTCAACTACGCGCCAGCTTTTTTGCCATTGGTTCGATACTGGCAAGGCTAGGGGTAGCCCAAATGCCCTTACCTGGGGGCTGTGCCATTGGCGCTAGACCAGTTGATTTGCACGTCCGGGGACTGCAAGCAATGGGAGCCGAAGTGCAGATTGAACATGGCATTTGTAATGCCTATGTTCCCGGTGGCGGCAGATTAAAAGGGGCCAAAATTTACCTCGACACTCCCAGTGTAGGAGCAACGGAAACGTTGATGATGGCTGCTACGCTTGCTGATGGTGAAACCATCATCGAAAATGCCGCCCGTGAGCCAGAAGTTGCTGATTTGGCGAATTTCTGTAACGCAATGGGAGCCAAAATTCACGGTGCTGGTACTAGCATAATTACAATTGTGGGTGTTCCCCAATTGCATTCTGTTGACTACAGCATTATCCCCGATCGCATTGAAACCGGAACTTTTTTGGTAGCAGGTGCGATTACCCGTTCCGAAATCTTACTATCCCCAGTCATCCCCGACCATTTAATTCCCGTGATTGCCAAACTCCGAGAAATCGGCGTACCCATCATTGAGGAAGGCCCAGATTGTTTGCGACTGCTACCTGCGGAAACCCTCAAGGCCACATATATTGAAACCTTGCCCCATCCCGGTTTTCCCACAGATATGCAAGCACCGTTTATGGCGTTGCTCACCTTAGCCGAAGGTGACAGCATCATTAACGAATCTGTGTTTGAAAATCGCTTGCGCCATGCTTCCGAGTTAAATCGCTTGGGGGCAGAGATTCGCGTTAAAGGCAATGCGGCCTTTGTCCGGGGAGTCCCGATGTTATCAGGTGCGCCTGTATTAGGCACAGACTTACGTGCATCAGCAGCCCTAGTCTTAGCTGGATTAGCAGCTGAAGGTTTAACTACCTTTCAGGGATTGCATCACCTTGATCGCGGCTACGATCGCCTTGATCTCAAGTTGCTGCAACTGGGCGCTAAAATCAAGCGTGTACAAGAAATCCCCACACCAGAATTAACATCTAATGGCAGTAACCCGCCAGTAACAACTTCGACTTAG
- a CDS encoding Yae1 family protein, giving the protein MTRFPYDQFAKDYLQELLQPLGKVETSRKVSAEIREIDVYFAPTSPATSDKIELGLLGKIASAPVLIEPFRNAATIAEIRSCMNKLFDIFAQIKRQAKVDNNRVAESELPRLWILSPTASESILEGFRTSEDLENWEIGVHFLGNYFRTAIVAIHQLPCIEETLWLRILGKGRVQQQAIDELEELPPENPLRAKAIDLLLSLKTTLEVNQNIDAEDRDLIMRLSPIYEQKLAEAKQEGIQEGIQEGIQEGIQAERRKLIENLLRFRFGSLDTELTRIVEPLLALSPEEFTPLLLQLSREELLDRFL; this is encoded by the coding sequence ATGACCAGGTTTCCCTACGACCAATTTGCGAAAGATTATCTTCAAGAACTATTACAACCATTGGGTAAAGTAGAAACTAGCCGCAAGGTTTCTGCGGAAATCCGCGAGATTGACGTTTATTTTGCACCGACATCTCCAGCAACCAGTGATAAAATAGAATTAGGTTTATTAGGAAAAATTGCATCTGCACCTGTATTAATTGAACCTTTTAGAAATGCCGCTACAATTGCGGAAATTCGCAGTTGTATGAACAAGTTATTCGATATATTTGCCCAAATCAAGCGTCAGGCTAAAGTTGATAACAATCGGGTTGCCGAATCAGAATTACCTCGATTATGGATTTTATCACCTACGGCTTCTGAATCCATCTTAGAGGGTTTTAGAACCAGCGAAGACCTAGAAAACTGGGAAATAGGTGTACATTTTCTGGGTAATTATTTCAGAACAGCGATCGTCGCAATTCATCAATTACCATGTATTGAAGAAACATTATGGCTGAGGATTTTAGGAAAAGGCAGAGTACAGCAACAAGCCATAGATGAACTAGAAGAACTGCCACCAGAAAATCCCTTACGTGCTAAAGCCATTGATTTATTATTGAGTTTGAAGACGACCTTGGAAGTAAATCAAAATATAGATGCAGAGGACAGAGATTTGATTATGCGATTATCACCTATTTACGAACAAAAATTAGCAGAAGCTAAACAAGAAGGTATTCAAGAAGGTATTCAAGAAGGTATTCAAGAAGGTATTCAAGCAGAACGCCGTAAGCTGATAGAGAATTTATTGAGATTTCGGTTTGGTTCTTTAGATACAGAACTAACTAGGATTGTAGAACCTTTATTAGCATTATCCCCAGAAGAATTTACGCCTTTATTACTACAACTATCGCGTGAAGAACTGTTAGATAGATTTCTGTAG
- a CDS encoding NAD(P)H-quinone oxidoreductase subunit J, with protein MADEETKPVPAGADALVPSGPISQWLAENGFDHESLAPDKNGVEIIKVGPEFLLPIATALYAYGFNYLQFQAGIDLGPGQDLVSVYHLVKVGDNADRPEEVRVKVFLPRENPSVPSVYWIWKTADWQERETYDMLGIIYEGHPNLKRILMPEDWVGWPLRKDYISPDFYELQDAY; from the coding sequence GTGGCTGATGAAGAAACTAAACCAGTACCAGCAGGGGCAGATGCTTTAGTTCCATCTGGGCCAATTTCTCAGTGGTTAGCAGAAAATGGCTTTGATCATGAATCTTTAGCCCCTGATAAAAATGGGGTAGAGATTATTAAAGTGGGGCCAGAATTTTTGCTTCCCATTGCTACGGCTTTGTATGCTTATGGGTTTAATTATCTCCAGTTTCAAGCTGGTATTGACCTTGGCCCAGGACAGGATTTGGTCAGTGTGTATCACTTAGTCAAAGTTGGTGATAATGCTGATAGACCAGAAGAAGTGCGAGTGAAGGTATTCTTGCCACGAGAAAATCCTAGTGTGCCTTCAGTATATTGGATTTGGAAAACCGCCGACTGGCAAGAACGGGAAACCTACGATATGTTGGGCATTATCTACGAAGGACATCCTAACCTGAAGCGGATTTTGATGCCGGAAGATTGGGTGGGTTGGCCTTTGCGGAAAGATTACATCTCGCCTGATTTTTACGAGTTGCAAGACGCTTATTAA
- a CDS encoding P-loop NTPase fold protein — MSNELQESFKQAYANLELFPLLEKKETESFRVDYGNDSIEKLIQYIEYSPNGDAKIIFTGHTGCGKSTLLAELSRQIEDNYFVVLFSIADSIERSAVDHINILFAIALNLMSEAEARKVEIPKSTKEQIYGWFATRTRTTETELGSGLELGFDLLKVIKAQLKADAKVREEITQEFERKISDLVARINEIAALIQVATKKETIVIIDDLDKLDLERVNEIYGNNIKSLFQPNIRIIYTVPIAVMCNTFLWNIIKAESNYRIVVMPVIKIFSKGDNRLIDAKPRTEANNILCEILQKRISSELIDKSAAEKIVVYSGGVLRELIRIANVCCLICLRLIRQTPEARIVIDSQVIEQAIKEIRNELSLRLGKEDFKILKTIYEDFEPDDVKQSEFLELLHGLFILEYRNDETWYDVHPILVETLRRRRLLN; from the coding sequence ATGTCTAACGAATTACAAGAATCTTTTAAACAAGCGTATGCCAATCTCGAATTATTTCCACTGCTAGAAAAGAAAGAAACAGAAAGTTTTAGAGTGGATTATGGTAATGATTCTATAGAAAAGTTAATTCAATACATTGAGTATAGTCCTAATGGTGATGCGAAGATTATCTTTACTGGACATACGGGATGTGGTAAATCGACTTTATTAGCTGAGTTAAGTAGACAAATTGAAGATAATTATTTTGTAGTGTTATTTTCTATTGCTGACAGTATTGAAAGGTCGGCTGTTGATCATATTAATATCTTGTTTGCGATCGCGCTTAATTTAATGTCTGAAGCCGAAGCCCGCAAAGTAGAAATCCCTAAATCTACTAAAGAGCAAATCTATGGGTGGTTTGCGACTCGCACTCGGACTACAGAGACAGAGTTAGGAAGTGGGCTTGAATTGGGTTTTGATTTGCTCAAAGTTATTAAAGCCCAATTAAAAGCTGATGCTAAAGTTAGAGAAGAAATTACACAGGAATTTGAACGTAAAATATCTGATTTAGTCGCCCGAATTAATGAAATTGCAGCCTTGATTCAAGTTGCGACTAAAAAAGAAACTATAGTCATTATTGATGACTTAGATAAACTAGATTTAGAAAGAGTCAATGAAATTTATGGAAACAATATTAAATCCCTCTTTCAACCTAATATTAGGATTATTTACACTGTCCCGATTGCGGTAATGTGTAACACTTTTCTCTGGAATATTATTAAGGCAGAAAGCAACTACCGAATTGTGGTGATGCCTGTTATCAAAATTTTTAGTAAGGGCGACAATCGCTTAATTGATGCCAAGCCTCGGACTGAAGCAAATAATATTTTATGTGAAATCTTACAAAAACGCATTTCTAGTGAATTAATAGATAAGTCAGCCGCAGAAAAGATTGTTGTTTACAGTGGTGGAGTGCTGCGGGAGTTGATTCGTATAGCTAATGTATGCTGTCTGATTTGTTTACGGCTTATCAGGCAGACACCAGAAGCAAGAATTGTAATTGATAGCCAAGTTATAGAACAAGCAATTAAAGAAATTCGTAATGAACTTTCTCTGCGTTTAGGAAAAGAAGATTTTAAAATTTTGAAAACTATTTATGAAGATTTTGAACCTGACGATGTAAAGCAGTCGGAGTTTTTAGAATTACTGCATGGGTTGTTTATCTTGGAATATCGTAATGATGAAACTTGGTATGATGTACACCCCATTCTTGTAGAAACTTTGAGACGTAGGAGGTTGCTTAATTAA
- a CDS encoding M48 family metallopeptidase, which yields MSFIKTPLIGLKADSFRHPLDLESTKALKQIPGIDLMVRNWLGPMAEQVFYVENIASSILVSENQLPDLHKLLLEACRTLDIEPPQLYVRQHPAPNAYTFAMRGKQPFVVLHTSLIDILTPEEIQAVIAHELGHLKCDHSVYLTPVNLLILAAAIVPNVGNLLAQAIQTQLLEWVRCAEFTCDRAALLATQNPKVVMSVLMKLAGGSPTLAPKLNLDAFVDQARAYDDISKTELGEMVKAARTAQLSHPVPVLRAREIDRWASSQEYQTLLQTHESKISGELPAKGGWRNW from the coding sequence ATGTCATTTATTAAAACCCCGCTGATTGGTTTAAAAGCCGACTCCTTTCGTCATCCCTTAGATTTGGAATCTACCAAAGCTCTCAAACAGATACCAGGTATTGATTTGATGGTGCGAAATTGGTTGGGGCCAATGGCGGAGCAAGTTTTTTATGTAGAAAATATTGCCTCTAGTATTTTAGTCAGTGAAAATCAACTGCCTGATTTACATAAATTATTACTAGAAGCTTGCAGAACTTTAGATATTGAGCCACCACAATTATATGTGCGGCAACATCCGGCTCCTAATGCTTATACTTTTGCTATGCGAGGTAAGCAGCCTTTTGTGGTACTGCATACTTCTTTGATAGATATCTTGACACCAGAAGAAATTCAGGCGGTAATTGCCCATGAATTAGGACATCTCAAATGTGACCACAGCGTTTATTTAACGCCTGTCAATTTATTAATCTTAGCTGCGGCAATTGTGCCAAATGTGGGGAATTTGCTGGCGCAAGCCATCCAAACACAACTTTTAGAATGGGTACGCTGTGCTGAGTTTACCTGCGATCGCGCCGCTTTGTTAGCTACTCAAAATCCGAAAGTTGTCATGTCTGTACTGATGAAACTTGCAGGCGGTTCACCCACCCTCGCACCCAAACTCAATCTTGATGCCTTTGTTGACCAAGCCCGTGCTTATGATGATATTAGTAAAACAGAATTGGGTGAAATGGTGAAAGCAGCCCGCACAGCCCAATTGAGTCATCCTGTCCCAGTGTTACGCGCCAGAGAAATTGACCGTTGGGCTAGTAGTCAAGAATATCAAACTTTATTGCAAACTCACGAGTCGAAAATTTCTGGTGAACTACCAGCTAAAGGCGGTTGGCGTAACTGGTAA
- the ahcY gene encoding adenosylhomocysteinase has translation MTATSPRLKHEVKDLALAPLGRQRIEWAGREMPVLRQIRDRFAQEKPFAGLRLVACAHITTETAHLAIALKAGGADAVLIASNPLSTQDDVAASLVLDHEIPVFALKGEDNETYNRHVQIALDHRPNIIIDDGSDVVATLVQQRQHQIADLIGTTEETTTGIVRLRAMFRDGVLTFPAVNVNDADTKHFFDNRYGTGQSTLDGIIRATNILLAGKTIVVAGYGWCGKGTALRARGLGANIIVTEIDPIKAIEAVMDGFRVLPMAEAAPQGDLFITVTGNKHVIRGEHFDVMKDGAIVCNSGHFDIELDLKYLASQAEEIKQVRPFTEQYKLKSGKSVIVLGEGRLVNLAAAEGHPSAVMDMSFANQALACEYLVKNQGKLEPGLHSIPTEVDQEIARLKLEAIGIYIDSLTPDQIEYINSWTTGT, from the coding sequence ATGACCGCAACTTCTCCCCGATTAAAGCACGAGGTTAAAGACCTCGCCCTCGCTCCCTTGGGAAGACAGCGCATTGAATGGGCTGGACGGGAAATGCCAGTTTTACGGCAAATCCGCGATCGCTTTGCTCAAGAAAAACCTTTTGCTGGGCTTCGCCTTGTGGCTTGCGCCCACATCACCACAGAAACCGCACATCTAGCCATTGCGCTCAAAGCTGGTGGTGCAGATGCAGTTTTAATTGCGAGTAACCCCTTATCAACTCAAGATGACGTAGCAGCTAGTCTCGTCCTTGATCATGAAATTCCCGTCTTTGCACTCAAAGGCGAAGATAACGAAACCTATAACCGCCACGTCCAAATTGCTTTAGACCACCGCCCTAACATTATTATTGATGATGGTAGTGATGTGGTTGCTACCCTAGTTCAGCAACGTCAACATCAAATTGCTGATTTGATTGGTACCACAGAAGAAACCACAACCGGAATTGTCCGGTTACGCGCTATGTTTAGAGATGGCGTTCTCACCTTCCCCGCAGTAAACGTCAACGACGCAGACACCAAGCACTTCTTTGATAATCGCTACGGTACAGGACAATCAACCCTCGATGGGATTATCCGTGCAACAAATATTCTCCTGGCTGGTAAAACCATTGTCGTTGCTGGTTATGGCTGGTGCGGTAAAGGTACAGCATTACGCGCCCGTGGGTTGGGTGCTAACATCATTGTTACTGAAATTGACCCCATCAAAGCAATTGAAGCGGTGATGGATGGCTTCCGTGTTCTCCCAATGGCTGAAGCTGCGCCTCAAGGTGACTTATTTATTACCGTGACTGGTAACAAGCACGTCATTCGTGGTGAACATTTCGATGTCATGAAAGATGGTGCGATCGTTTGTAACTCTGGTCACTTTGATATTGAACTTGACCTGAAATATTTAGCTAGTCAAGCTGAAGAAATTAAGCAAGTACGCCCCTTTACCGAACAATATAAACTCAAGAGTGGTAAATCAGTGATTGTTTTGGGTGAAGGACGCTTAGTCAACCTCGCCGCAGCCGAAGGACATCCAAGCGCGGTAATGGATATGAGTTTTGCAAACCAAGCGTTGGCTTGCGAATATCTGGTGAAGAATCAAGGTAAATTAGAACCTGGGTTGCACTCCATTCCTACCGAGGTAGATCAAGAAATTGCTCGGTTGAAGTTGGAAGCTATTGGCATTTATATCGATAGCTTGACACCAGATCAAATTGAGTACATCAACTCTTGGACTACTGGAACTTAA
- a CDS encoding alpha-hydroxy acid oxidase, which translates to MTDVSQPINLWEYEQLAKQHLSQMAFDYYSSGAWDEITLRDNRAAFERVKLRPRMFVDVSDRNLTTSILGQPLQLPLLIAPMAFQCLAHPQGELATALAAATAGVGMVLSTMATKSLEEVAAVGYKHNALQWFQLYIHKDRGLTRNLVERAYAAGYQGLCLTVDAPILGRRERDLRNEFTLPSGLHLANIVNISGLNIPQEQGESGLFTYFAQQLNPAVTWRDLEWLQSLSPLPLVLKGILRGDDAVRAVEHGAKAIVVSNHGGRQLDGAIASLDALTEIVAAVDNQAEVLLDGGIRRGTDILKALAVGAKAVLIGRPVLWALAVAGQVGVSHIISLLENELSVAMALSGCTSIQDIDPSLVSGNYLH; encoded by the coding sequence ATGACAGATGTCTCTCAGCCTATTAACCTCTGGGAATATGAACAGTTAGCCAAACAGCATCTCTCACAGATGGCTTTTGATTATTACAGTAGTGGCGCTTGGGATGAAATTACATTACGTGATAACCGTGCAGCTTTTGAAAGGGTGAAATTGCGTCCGCGGATGTTTGTAGATGTGAGCGATCGCAACTTAACTACTTCTATTTTAGGACAGCCGCTACAACTACCCCTATTAATTGCACCAATGGCTTTTCAGTGTCTAGCCCATCCACAGGGAGAACTAGCCACAGCCTTAGCAGCCGCTACCGCAGGTGTAGGTATGGTATTGAGTACAATGGCAACTAAGAGCCTAGAAGAAGTCGCTGCGGTAGGTTACAAACATAATGCCTTGCAATGGTTCCAGCTTTATATCCACAAAGACCGAGGCTTGACGCGGAATTTAGTTGAAAGGGCTTACGCAGCAGGTTATCAAGGTTTATGTTTGACGGTGGATGCGCCGATTTTAGGACGACGGGAGCGTGATTTACGTAACGAATTTACTTTACCATCGGGGTTACATTTGGCGAATATTGTAAATATCTCAGGGTTGAATATTCCCCAAGAACAAGGAGAATCTGGCTTATTTACCTATTTTGCCCAGCAATTAAACCCCGCAGTAACTTGGCGTGACTTGGAATGGTTACAGTCATTATCGCCATTACCTTTGGTACTCAAAGGCATTTTACGCGGTGATGATGCTGTGCGTGCTGTGGAGCATGGAGCCAAAGCAATTGTAGTTTCTAATCATGGTGGCAGACAACTTGATGGCGCGATCGCATCTCTAGATGCACTGACTGAAATAGTTGCAGCTGTCGATAATCAAGCAGAAGTTTTATTAGATGGGGGTATCCGTCGTGGAACAGATATCCTTAAAGCCTTAGCTGTTGGTGCAAAAGCCGTACTCATCGGTCGCCCTGTACTCTGGGCATTAGCTGTCGCTGGACAAGTTGGTGTATCTCACATTATCTCGCTATTAGAAAATGAATTAAGTGTGGCAATGGCTTTGAGTGGTTGTACATCTATACAAGATATTGACCCTAGTTTAGTGAGTGGAAATTACTTGCATTAA
- a CDS encoding tetratricopeptide repeat protein, whose product MNEDLLTDDENREAYEYLTVSIEAKANRLNLLIGVCDDASFRDELIAQYEAELQSQIHCYRVTLARGEPSLRAAVAKLVESEEYLQQHNPAVISVTGAEQLHFLKLGEERSEQEIFFGYLQWTREGLREFPFAIVLWVTNQILVELIKKAPDFWSWRNGVFRFASTRKNTVSAKELEPIRFAFTGNELSGFDDDNDYLLPIEDLQGFIQDLEQRGVKDTTLATLYFSLGDIYRKRLNRSECQDYKKEQELGIKYLNKAVELQKELGLEKDLATSLNNLATLYNSQGRYSEAEPLYIQALVLYRKLLGEKHPYVATSFNNLAALYESQGRYNEAESLYIQTLALRRKLLGEEHPDIAQSLNNLATLYNSQGRYSEAEPLYIQALVLYRKLLGEKHPYVATSFNNLAALYKSQGRYSEAEPLYIQTLALRRKLLGEEHPDVAASLNNLAGLYDSQCKYSEAEPLYIQALALRRKLMGEEHPDVAASLNNLAALYKSQGRYSEAEPLYIQALDILEKRLGIDHPNTVTVRKNLANLRDRLSSES is encoded by the coding sequence ATGAATGAAGACTTGCTGACAGATGATGAAAATAGAGAAGCTTATGAGTACTTAACTGTTTCTATTGAGGCTAAAGCAAATCGGTTGAATTTGCTAATAGGTGTTTGTGATGATGCTAGTTTTAGAGATGAACTTATTGCTCAGTATGAGGCAGAATTACAGTCGCAAATTCATTGTTATCGGGTGACATTGGCAAGGGGCGAACCTAGTTTGAGGGCGGCTGTTGCTAAACTAGTGGAATCTGAAGAATATTTGCAGCAACATAACCCAGCAGTAATTAGCGTGACTGGTGCAGAACAGCTTCATTTTTTGAAACTGGGTGAGGAACGTTCAGAACAAGAGATTTTTTTCGGTTATTTGCAGTGGACTAGGGAAGGGTTAAGAGAATTTCCTTTTGCGATTGTCTTGTGGGTGACTAATCAAATATTGGTTGAATTAATTAAAAAAGCGCCTGATTTTTGGAGTTGGCGTAATGGTGTTTTTCGGTTTGCATCTACAAGGAAAAATACTGTTTCTGCTAAAGAATTAGAGCCGATTCGGTTTGCTTTTACAGGTAATGAATTATCAGGTTTTGATGATGACAATGATTATTTATTGCCTATAGAAGATTTACAAGGATTTATTCAAGATTTAGAACAGCGTGGTGTAAAAGATACAACGTTAGCGACTTTATACTTTAGCTTAGGCGATATTTATAGAAAAAGACTCAACCGGAGTGAGTGTCAAGATTATAAAAAAGAGCAAGAATTAGGCATTAAGTATTTAAATAAAGCTGTAGAATTGCAAAAAGAGTTAGGTTTAGAAAAAGACTTAGCCACCAGCCTCAACAATTTAGCCACACTCTACAATTCCCAAGGCAGATACAGCGAAGCCGAACCTTTGTACATTCAAGCATTAGTACTGTACCGCAAACTCCTGGGTGAAAAACATCCTTATGTAGCCACCAGCTTCAACAATTTAGCCGCACTCTACGAATCCCAAGGCAGATACAACGAAGCTGAATCTTTGTACATTCAAACATTGGCACTGAGGCGCAAACTCCTGGGTGAAGAACATCCAGATATCGCACAAAGTCTCAACAATTTAGCCACACTCTACAATTCCCAAGGCAGATACAGCGAAGCCGAACCTTTGTACATTCAAGCATTAGTACTGTACCGCAAACTCCTGGGTGAAAAACATCCTTATGTAGCCACCAGCTTCAACAATTTAGCCGCACTCTACAAATCCCAAGGTAGATACAGCGAAGCCGAACCTTTGTACATTCAAACATTGGCACTGAGGCGCAAACTCCTGGGTGAAGAACATCCCGATGTCGCTGCCAGCCTCAACAATTTAGCAGGACTCTACGATTCCCAATGCAAATACAGTGAAGCCGAACCTTTGTACATCCAAGCATTGGCACTGAGGCGCAAACTCATGGGTGAAGAACATCCGGATGTTGCCGCCAGCCTCAACAATTTAGCCGCACTCTACAAATCCCAAGGTAGATACAGCGAAGCCGAACCTTTGTACATTCAAGCTTTAGATATTTTAGAGAAACGGTTAGGGATAGATCATCCCAATACTGTTACTGTGCGTAAAAACTTAGCAAATTTGCGCGATCGCCTGTCCTCAGAATCATAA
- a CDS encoding RNA methyltransferase has product MLTSLQNSLVKQIRKLHSTKERHKQELFLLEGTHLLEEACAVDYPLETVCCTADWQASHTALWQEVCSRCDRAEIVSDEVLGAIATTIQPDGVVATARRSKSLNQLPFTGIVLALETIQDPGNLGTIIRTAAAAGASGLWLSDDSVDLDNPKVLRASAGQWFRLNMAVSEDLAATVQQSQQAGMQVIATLPTAKLTYWEIDWRKPSLILLGNEGAGLSADLAKMADKQVNIPLSPGVESLNVAIAAALMLYEARRQITDG; this is encoded by the coding sequence GTGTTAACTAGTTTACAAAATTCTCTCGTTAAGCAAATTCGCAAGCTGCACTCTACTAAAGAGCGTCATAAGCAGGAACTCTTTTTACTGGAAGGGACGCATTTGTTAGAGGAAGCTTGTGCGGTAGATTATCCCTTAGAAACGGTTTGTTGTACAGCAGATTGGCAAGCCAGTCACACAGCATTGTGGCAAGAAGTGTGTAGTCGGTGCGATCGCGCCGAAATTGTCAGTGATGAAGTTTTAGGAGCGATCGCCACTACAATACAACCAGATGGAGTAGTCGCCACAGCAAGACGCAGCAAATCTCTCAATCAATTACCATTTACGGGGATTGTTTTAGCTTTAGAAACCATTCAAGACCCCGGTAATTTGGGGACAATTATCCGTACAGCAGCAGCGGCGGGAGCATCGGGATTATGGCTGAGTGACGATAGTGTAGATTTAGATAACCCTAAAGTGCTGCGTGCTAGTGCTGGACAATGGTTTCGCTTAAATATGGCGGTGAGCGAAGATTTAGCAGCAACAGTCCAACAAAGTCAGCAAGCGGGAATGCAAGTTATAGCTACCTTGCCGACAGCAAAATTAACTTATTGGGAAATAGACTGGCGCAAACCCAGTTTAATTTTATTGGGGAATGAAGGTGCTGGTTTATCAGCAGACTTGGCAAAGATGGCAGATAAACAAGTAAATATTCCCCTGAGTCCGGGAGTAGAGTCTTTGAATGTGGCGATCGCAGCTGCTTTAATGTTGTATGAAGCTCGGCGACAAATAACAGATGGCTAG